In one window of uncultured Draconibacterium sp. DNA:
- the mobA gene encoding conjugal transfer protein MobA translates to MGVGKRKNKHKGGRKPKKDPCIHRYAISLNDVDNARFLALFEASGMEVKAHFITACIFDKPVKVVKIDKGSMDYYMRLTSFYSQFRAIGVNYNQVTKAIKNNFSEKKALAFLSQIQKATFQLVAINQKILDLTKEFEKRWLQK, encoded by the coding sequence ATGGGAGTAGGAAAAAGAAAAAATAAACACAAAGGGGGACGTAAACCAAAAAAAGATCCATGTATACATCGTTATGCCATAAGCTTAAATGATGTTGACAATGCACGATTTCTTGCTCTTTTCGAGGCATCGGGAATGGAAGTTAAAGCACATTTTATTACTGCCTGCATTTTTGACAAGCCTGTTAAAGTGGTAAAAATCGATAAGGGATCGATGGATTATTATATGCGCCTGACCTCATTTTATTCACAATTCAGGGCGATTGGAGTCAATTACAACCAGGTTACCAAAGCAATAAAAAACAACTTTTCGGAGAAAAAGGCACTGGCTTTTCTTTCCCAAATACAGAAAGCAACTTTTCAATTGGTTGCGATAAACCAGAAGATATTGGATTTAACCAAAGAATTTGAAAAAAGATGGTTGCAAAAATAA